Proteins encoded by one window of Salvia splendens isolate huo1 chromosome 7, SspV2, whole genome shotgun sequence:
- the LOC121741732 gene encoding blue-light photoreceptor PHR2-like, whose protein sequence is MDSRITIDSSSESTEESQAEQSQNQNLLPLASAASISLSLSTLLPSHFLPPKQIAAAPTKARIPSQISSLSTLSLSSSPSPAKPLFKSTVSAIPLHNTLTLNPLRPSNPSGAAALRRAAVVWFRNDLRIHDNECLTAANNDSVSVLPVYCFDPRDYGKSSSGFDKTGPHRATFLTESVADLRRNLQARGSDLVVRIGRPESVLLEVAKAVGADAVYVHREVSHDEVRAEEKVEEVMKDEGVEVKYFWGSTLYHLDDLPFKLEEMLTNYGGFKEKVKGLNVRDTVEALDRLKGLPKRGDVELGEIPTLMDLGLNPNAAMGQNGKTASLSGGETEALQRLKSFAAECHAKPKNQSKDGANDSIYGANFSCKISPWLAMGCLSPRSMFEELKKSASSVISAASNKPNGGAGAGDTGMNWLMYELLWRDFFRFITRKYSSAKQPSYSPATACTGMAA, encoded by the exons ATGGATTCCAGAATCACCATCGACAGCAGCTCAGAATCAACGGAAGAATCCCAAGCAGAGCAATCCCAGAACCAGAATCTCCTCCCCCTCGCCTCCGCAGCCTcaatctccctctctctctccactctCCTCCCCTCCCATTTCCTCCCTCCCAAGCAAATCGCCGCCGCCCCCACCAAAGCCCGAATCCCCTCCCAAATATCCTCCCTCtccactctctccctctcctcctccccctccccAGCAAAACCCCTCTTCAAATCCACCGTTTCCGCCATCCCCCTGCACAACACCCTCACTCTCAACCCCCTCCGCCCCTCCAACCCCTCCGGCGCCGCCGCCCTCCGCCGCGCCGCCGTCGTCTGGTTCCGCAACGACCTCCGCATCCACGACAACGAGTGCCTCACTGCCGCCAACAACGATTCGGTCTCAGTCCTGCCCGTCTACTGCTTCGACCCTAGGGATTACGGCAAATCCTCATCTGGATTCGACAAAACCGGGCCGCACCGCGCCACTTTCCTGACGGAATCCGTGGCTGATCTGCGGAGGAATCTGCAGGCGCGTGGGTCGGATCTCGTGGTGAGAATTGGGCGGCCGGAGAGTGTGTTGCTGGAGGTGGCGAAGGCGGTGGGGGCGGATGCAGTGTATGTGCATAGAGAGGTCTCTCACGATGAGGTTCGGGCGGAGGAGAAGGTGGAGGAAGTGATGAAGGATGAGGGGGTGGAGGTGAAGTACTTCTGGGGAAGCACATTGTACCACTTGGATGATCTGCCGTTTAAGCTGGAGGAAATGCTGACGAATTATGGGGGTTTTAAGGAGAAGGTGAAGGGTTTGAATGTGAGGGACACGGTTGAGGCGTTGGATAGGTTGAAGGGGCTGCCGAAGAGAGGGGACGTGGAGCTTGGGGAGATTCCCACATTGATGGATTTGGGACTTAATCCCAATGCTGCAATGGGGCAG AATGGAAAAACGGCTTCTCTTTCGGGTGGGGAGACTGAGGCCTTGCAAAGGCTCAAATCGTTTGCTGCTGAATGCCATGCAAAGCCTAAGAATCAATCTAAGGATGGAGCCAATGATAGCATATACGGTGCAAACTTCTCGTGCAAAATATCACCCTGGCTAGCCATGGGTTGCCTCTCTCCTCGCTCCATGTTTGAGGAGCTCAAGAAATCTGCTTCAAG TGTGATCTCTGCTGCTTCTAACAAGCCAAATGGTGGAGCAGGCGCAGGTGATACCGGAATGAACTGGTTAATGTACGAGCTTCTGTGGAGGGACTTTTTCAG ATTCATCACCAGGAAATACAGTTCCGCAAAGCAGCCAAGCTATTCACCAGCAACAGCTTGTACAGGTATGGCTGCCTGA